The following coding sequences lie in one Candidatus Paceibacter sp. genomic window:
- a CDS encoding AI-2E family transporter, which produces MEENKFSINISVGTVIKILTILVIAVFLYMIRGILMSVILSLVIASGIEPAAAWLQKRKIPRALAVVFIYMAAFLFLGAMFYIIIPTTFSELTNFSDNIPLYLEKPFEAGTVDKIFGNLPVFVRDGLGNSITMLGEYIDTFTASFFDFASMAVGGVVSFILVIVLSFYLSVQENGVENFLRIIIPTRHEDYAISLWMRWRKKIGYWLQGQILLGFIVGVLVYIGLTLLQVKYALTFAILAAIFELIPIFGPILSAIPPIIVALLENPWLALEVLILYVIIQQFENHLIYPLVVRKIVGVPAVVVILALVIGANVGGFVGMLLAVPLATIAMEVLDDINYRKKRIAKPTA; this is translated from the coding sequence ATGGAAGAAAATAAATTTTCAATAAATATAAGCGTCGGAACAGTAATAAAAATTTTGACCATCCTTGTGATTGCTGTTTTTCTTTATATGATTCGTGGCATTTTAATGTCTGTGATTCTTTCTTTGGTTATTGCTTCCGGCATAGAACCGGCGGCGGCCTGGCTGCAGAAGAGGAAAATACCCAGAGCCCTGGCAGTCGTCTTCATTTATATGGCGGCGTTTCTGTTCCTCGGGGCGATGTTCTACATCATCATCCCGACCACTTTTTCCGAACTGACCAATTTTTCCGACAACATCCCGCTTTATCTGGAAAAGCCGTTTGAGGCCGGCACCGTGGACAAAATTTTCGGCAATCTGCCGGTGTTTGTCAGAGACGGACTCGGCAACTCAATAACGATGCTTGGGGAATACATAGACACATTTACCGCCAGCTTTTTTGACTTTGCCTCTATGGCCGTGGGCGGGGTGGTTTCGTTCATTCTTGTGATAGTGCTCTCTTTTTATTTGTCCGTTCAGGAAAACGGGGTGGAAAACTTTTTAAGAATAATAATACCGACGCGCCACGAGGACTACGCCATTAGCCTGTGGATGCGCTGGAGGAAGAAAATCGGTTACTGGCTTCAGGGGCAGATATTGCTTGGCTTTATCGTCGGCGTCTTAGTTTACATCGGACTTACCCTTTTGCAGGTCAAATACGCTTTGACTTTCGCCATCTTAGCGGCCATTTTTGAGCTCATCCCGATTTTCGGGCCGATACTTTCCGCCATACCGCCGATTATCGTGGCTTTGTTGGAAAATCCATGGCTGGCTTTGGAGGTACTTATTCTTTACGTCATTATCCAACAGTTTGAGAATCATCTTATCTATCCTTTGGTGGTTAGAAAAATAGTGGGCGTTCCGGCCGTCGTGGTTATCCTGGCTTTGGTTATCGGCGCCAACGTGGGAGGTTTTGTCGGGATGCTATTGGCCGTGCCGCTGGCGACCATCGCCATGGAAGTCCTGGACGACATCAACTATCGGAAAAAGCGCATCGCCAAACCGACGGCGTAG
- a CDS encoding insulinase family protein — protein sequence MINFEKKVLDNGLRVILAPLKSTEAVTLMAFVKVGSRWEVKKIGGISHFLEHMFFKGTKSRPEPGQVHRDLNKIGADHNAFTSKEMTGFWVKTSAKDFDVGLDVVSDILLEPLFKEEEIEKERGVILQEMDMYEDNLRVKVQSVLENIALGDQPIGWDIIGSKESVGAIKRNDLIKYEGENYKAGNMVLVVAGNFEPEETFKKLNAIFGKIKKGTNNPCAKAKIGQKSPNVKIINKDSDQTHLAMAARAYDMYDEKRYVLNLLSVILGGNTSSRLFSEIREKLGLAYYVYSWGEQYLDCGYLGMAAGIPHNKLGEVAEKITDICKEIKDGKISEEDVSLAKSYLRGQMALKFETSDEIAGFVAGQELFYNKIEQPTDIFKKIEKVTKEEIINAAREIFSPSKISLAAVGKQDAGKAEQKRYEAILAKLN from the coding sequence ATGATAAACTTTGAGAAAAAAGTTTTGGACAACGGGTTGAGGGTTATACTTGCTCCGCTGAAGAGCACCGAGGCGGTGACGCTGATGGCGTTTGTCAAAGTCGGTTCGCGCTGGGAGGTTAAGAAAATCGGCGGCATCTCTCATTTCTTGGAACATATGTTCTTCAAAGGCACCAAGAGCCGGCCGGAGCCAGGACAAGTTCACAGAGACCTCAACAAAATAGGCGCCGACCACAACGCCTTCACTTCCAAGGAGATGACCGGATTCTGGGTCAAGACTTCCGCCAAAGATTTTGACGTTGGTTTGGACGTCGTTTCCGACATTCTGCTGGAGCCTTTGTTTAAGGAGGAGGAGATAGAAAAAGAAAGGGGAGTGATACTTCAGGAAATGGATATGTACGAAGATAATTTGCGGGTGAAAGTCCAAAGCGTTTTGGAAAACATCGCTCTGGGCGACCAGCCGATCGGGTGGGACATCATAGGAAGCAAGGAATCGGTCGGGGCGATAAAGAGAAACGACCTGATTAAATACGAAGGCGAAAACTATAAAGCGGGCAATATGGTATTGGTGGTCGCGGGAAATTTTGAACCGGAGGAAACTTTCAAAAAATTAAACGCCATTTTCGGAAAAATAAAAAAAGGGACGAATAACCCCTGCGCCAAAGCGAAGATAGGGCAAAAATCACCAAACGTAAAGATAATAAACAAAGATTCCGACCAGACGCATCTGGCCATGGCGGCGCGGGCGTATGACATGTATGACGAAAAAAGATACGTCCTTAATTTACTGTCCGTTATTTTGGGCGGCAACACCTCGTCGCGTCTGTTTTCGGAAATAAGAGAAAAACTGGGACTGGCCTACTACGTTTATTCCTGGGGGGAACAATATCTGGACTGCGGCTACCTGGGCATGGCCGCCGGAATCCCCCATAACAAACTAGGCGAAGTGGCGGAAAAAATAACCGACATCTGCAAGGAAATAAAAGACGGTAAAATTTCCGAGGAAGATGTTTCCCTGGCCAAAAGTTACCTGCGGGGACAAATGGCACTGAAGTTTGAAACTTCCGACGAGATAGCCGGCTTTGTCGCCGGGCAGGAATTGTTTTATAATAAAATTGAACAGCCGACGGATATCTTTAAAAAAATAGAAAAGGTGACAAAGGAAGAAATAATAAATGCCGCAAGGGAGATTTTTTCTCCAAGCAAGATAAGCCTGGCGGCGGTGGGCAAACAGGATGCCGGAAAGGCGGAACAAAAAAGATACGAGGCGATTTTAGCGAAATTAAATTGA
- a CDS encoding DUF86 domain-containing protein, translating to MFDKELVEKKINQIIEYLEELDPIVTKMSDEEIRKDYFKYHTAERLLQLIVDTIVDINIHLIKENKLTVPDDLQSTFVTLADNNLLPKDFAAKIAPVVGLRNRIVHRYDTLNKQAFIEKLKINFVDFKEYIIYVKKLV from the coding sequence ATGTTTGACAAGGAACTGGTTGAGAAAAAAATAAATCAAATAATTGAATATTTGGAAGAACTTGATCCGATAGTAACAAAAATGTCGGACGAAGAAATAAGAAAAGATTATTTCAAATATCACACGGCGGAGAGGTTGCTTCAGCTTATAGTTGATACCATTGTGGACATAAATATCCATTTAATAAAAGAGAATAAATTAACCGTGCCCGATGACCTGCAAAGCACGTTTGTAACGTTGGCGGATAACAATTTGTTGCCGAAAGATTTTGCCGCAAAAATAGCTCCGGTTGTCGGTCTAAGAAATAGAATTGTCCACAGATACGATACTTTGAACAAACAAGCTTTTATAGAAAAACTAAAAATTAATTTTGTAGATTTTAAAGAATATATTATTTACGTAAAAAAGTTGGTTTAA
- a CDS encoding nucleotidyltransferase domain-containing protein — MDIENAKPKIKELAEEYGLSLVVLFGSQATGKTRRGSDVDIAYLSEKPLELMEESSLSIALMEIFKTNFVDLVSLRNASPLLQKEIADNAVVVFESKKTLFSEFVINAFKKYFDTKKLLKARSEFLDFKIKQYQKELKHV; from the coding sequence ATGGATATAGAGAATGCAAAGCCAAAAATCAAGGAATTGGCAGAGGAATACGGTCTTTCTTTGGTGGTGCTTTTTGGTTCACAGGCGACCGGAAAAACTCGCAGGGGGAGCGACGTTGACATTGCTTATTTATCGGAAAAACCGCTTGAACTGATGGAGGAAAGTTCGCTTTCCATAGCGCTTATGGAGATTTTTAAAACTAATTTTGTTGATCTGGTTTCCTTAAGAAACGCTTCGCCACTGCTTCAAAAAGAAATCGCGGATAACGCGGTCGTTGTTTTTGAGTCAAAAAAAACCTTATTCAGCGAATTTGTAATTAATGCGTTTAAAAAATATTTTGACACAAAAAAACTTTTAAAAGCAAGGTCGGAATTTTTGGATTTTAAAATTAAACAGTACCAAAAAGAATTAAAACATGTTTGA
- a CDS encoding glycine--tRNA ligase — translation MENKLEKIISLCKRKGFVFPGSDIYGGFAGTYDWGPLGTELRRNVVDEWTNAMKIHDNMAFLDSSIFTAAKVWEASGHVSGFSDPMVICNSCHTKFRADHLLDVIGVVADEKMTEQQINKLFDDNRDKLHCPTCGKKDFGKIVAKSLLATSTLGKFDSEDEEVYLRGETAQGIFINYKNVIGSGFYSIPFGIAQIGKAFRNEISPRQFLFRKREFEQMEMQYFISPKDAPAAYEEWKKERMAYYDRLGAKKEKLRWKQHENLVFYAKDAWDIQYEYPFGWNELEGVHYRGDYDLSQHQKFSGVDMSYFDEKTKERYIPHVIETSVGVDRTVLMLLSDAYDEDEMNGEKRVVLRFKPNMAPIKAAVFPLLKNKPELVKKAQEVYRELKKEIRPIIFDDNGNIGKRYRRQDEIGTPFCITIDFDTLNDDTVTVRDRDTGKQERVGIIKVADYLTNKNHE, via the coding sequence ATGGAAAATAAATTGGAAAAAATAATATCGCTTTGCAAAAGAAAGGGGTTTGTCTTCCCAGGTTCTGATATATACGGAGGATTTGCGGGGACTTATGACTGGGGTCCTCTTGGAACAGAGCTTCGCAGAAACGTTGTTGATGAGTGGACCAATGCCATGAAAATACATGACAATATGGCCTTTTTGGATTCAAGTATTTTTACCGCCGCGAAGGTTTGGGAAGCCAGCGGTCATGTTTCCGGATTTTCCGACCCTATGGTTATATGCAATTCTTGCCATACCAAATTCCGCGCCGACCATCTGCTTGATGTCATAGGAGTTGTGGCGGACGAGAAGATGACGGAACAGCAAATAAACAAATTATTTGATGACAATAGGGACAAATTGCACTGTCCAACATGCGGTAAAAAAGATTTTGGAAAAATTGTCGCCAAGAGTCTTCTGGCGACCTCAACCTTAGGCAAGTTTGACAGCGAAGACGAAGAAGTTTATCTGAGGGGAGAAACAGCCCAAGGTATTTTTATAAACTATAAAAACGTGATAGGTTCCGGATTTTATTCCATTCCGTTCGGGATCGCTCAGATTGGCAAAGCTTTCCGAAATGAAATAAGCCCAAGGCAATTTTTGTTTCGCAAGCGGGAGTTTGAGCAAATGGAAATGCAATATTTTATTTCGCCAAAAGACGCTCCGGCTGCTTACGAAGAGTGGAAAAAAGAGCGTATGGCTTATTATGACCGTTTAGGGGCAAAAAAAGAAAAATTGCGCTGGAAACAACACGAGAATCTTGTTTTCTACGCCAAAGACGCGTGGGATATTCAGTATGAATACCCGTTTGGTTGGAACGAGTTGGAAGGAGTGCATTACAGGGGAGATTATGATCTGAGCCAGCATCAGAAATTTTCAGGCGTTGATATGAGCTATTTTGACGAGAAAACCAAAGAACGTTATATCCCCCATGTGATTGAAACATCGGTCGGAGTTGACCGAACAGTTTTAATGCTTCTTTCTGACGCTTACGACGAGGACGAAATGAACGGCGAAAAAAGAGTGGTGCTTAGATTCAAGCCAAACATGGCTCCGATAAAAGCGGCTGTTTTCCCGTTGCTGAAGAACAAGCCGGAACTGGTCAAAAAAGCCCAAGAAGTTTACCGCGAACTTAAAAAAGAAATCCGGCCGATAATTTTTGACGACAACGGCAACATCGGCAAACGCTACCGAAGGCAGGATGAAATCGGCACGCCGTTTTGCATCACGATAGATTTCGACACTTTAAACGACGACACCGTCACCGTCCGCGACAGGGATACGGGCAAGCAGGAAAGGGTAGGCATTATAAAGGTCGCAGATTATTTAACTAATAAAAACCATGAATAA
- the recO gene encoding DNA repair protein RecO yields the protein MAHKIYITEGIILKKKDYGEADRLFWIYTEKFGMIMAAAKGARLEKSKLRYGLDLYTYGEFAVISLGDFWQITDARDIARALPFNSQALERFSGLAALLVRMIKGEEKNETAWKHLKDFFLEIFKKEKTPDSKNMKDLETRAASGILHSLGYMETMPGNGLAAVSAINRAIKESML from the coding sequence ATGGCTCATAAAATTTACATAACCGAAGGGATAATTCTCAAGAAAAAAGATTACGGCGAGGCGGACCGGCTGTTTTGGATTTATACGGAAAAATTCGGGATGATTATGGCGGCGGCCAAGGGCGCGCGGCTGGAGAAGTCAAAATTGCGTTACGGTCTGGACTTGTACACTTACGGAGAATTCGCGGTAATTTCTTTGGGCGATTTTTGGCAGATCACGGACGCCAGAGACATCGCGCGGGCGCTTCCGTTTAATTCCCAGGCGCTGGAACGTTTTTCCGGTTTGGCCGCTTTGCTGGTAAGAATGATAAAGGGCGAAGAAAAAAACGAGACGGCGTGGAAACACCTTAAAGACTTTTTCCTTGAGATTTTTAAAAAAGAAAAAACGCCAGATTCTAAAAACATGAAAGACCTGGAAACGCGAGCCGCTTCGGGCATTCTCCACAGTCTCGGATATATGGAAACAATGCCGGGAAACGGTTTGGCCGCCGTTTCCGCCATAAACAGAGCCATTAAGGAAAGTATGCTGTAA